The segment AGCTCCAGGAGAGCCCATGGCGGGGTTAAATGCGTCGTAGGAGTCCGGTCCGAAAGGAACGTCAGACTGCCTTCTATTCTCTGATGGGGGCGGTGCCGGGCTGACGGATTTGCGGCGAATGGTGTGCTCTGGGTTAGGATTTGGACTTGGGGAGTTTCGTGATTTAGTTGCCAGTGGTTCAGGTCGGCTGCTGTAAGTCACCATGGCGCGCCCGTCGTGAGACTGAGGCGTGTATGAGTGTGGAGAGGTGGTGTAGGATGGCGGCCCTTCACTTCGATGACGGCCTCGTGGTGGAGTCGCGGTTGGTTGTGTATACCGACTCTCATACCGGCGGTCCTCATAGCCCCGGTCCTCGTATCTCCGGTCAGCAAACTCCTGTGATAGTGCCAGGTCAACTCCAGGAGACAGAGACGGAGGAACTGTAGGTGTGCCATAGCTGGGTGGGTTTCGAATGTGTACAAGGTCGAAATCGCTATGCCTGCCGGGTCGCTGTTGGTGACTGGACTGTGACACCTGTGACACTTGAGACAAAGTATTCGAGTAGTCCTGAACAGACAGGGGTGAAGCTGCAGTAGGGTATGCGCCATAGTCCTGAAGACGATCTCTAGGGGCTGTGTGCACAAGAGATTCAATCGCGCTTTGAGGCATTTGGCTGGCAGGAGTGTCCAGCGCCATTTCACTCTGGTACACCGCTGCCCGAGAGCTGTGTCTGTTGGACACGGAGGGCGAGTCCGGAACATCTTCAACGGTGGGCTGCATGGATCTGTGCTGAGGGCTATAGCCAGGGCTTTGTGACTGGTATcgcgacgagggcgattCATAGGGCGAATCGTTTCGGGACGCGATAGGAATTGGAGCCGATGATGTTGGATCATAGGGTTTGAATATAGGTTGCCCGGGATATGCCGCTATTGAGTGTCTGTGAGCCTCGCTCCTAAGAACATCCTTTCTCATCGGCACCGGAGATTTTTGCGGCGAAACGTCGTACGAGCCGCGATGCGAGACTTCTGGCCCTACGCTGTTTTGCCTGGATCGATGGGCCGGAGGCGGTGGGGGTGCTTCGTCCTCAAAGGGCGGTTGTGAGCCTATTTCTGGGGGCAACTCGTGGAGCTCAGTAAACGAACCCTGGGCGGAACGAGAATCTGGCTGGTCGTAGGGAGATGGTTGAGCCCGCTGCGAAAAGCCACGATCGTCTTGGTATCGTGCCGTAGTACCATATGACTCTCTCGAGCGATGGGCATGGCGGTGGGCTGAATGCGGTGAAGGTGTATAGTACTCGGGTTGCTGTCTGACGCCTTGGGGGTGAGGGGGTGTGCTGTACTCGACAGACTGAAGGGGTGACTGGTTGGGAACAAAGCCAGAATGTGAGGCAGATTTGCTGTGTGACCGAGGGGCAGCGTGATGCTGGTGGATTTCCGGCTGTGAGGTAACTGCAGCTGGGGGAGTGACGGGTGCCTCTCCTGTGACGGGGTCTGACGGCAAAGGTCGCCTCTTGACGGGAGTTCTTGGCTTGGCTGAGCCGGTGGCATCTTGCTCGGTGGCAGTCTGCTGCCTTTGCTTGGCTGCGGGTTTCTCGGGACGTGGCCTGGTATCGTAGAATGTGATTTCAACTCTGATTTCGCCAGCGTATTTGCCTCTGCAAGTCAAGCCTTGCCACATGTCGTTCTGGCCGCCTCCCGGAACAATAATACCCTTCAAGTCAATCCACGACTCTCCAATCAGATCGGTCTTCTTGTCGTCGGTAAAAACAGATATCTTGAGCTGGTAGTAGTCTGGCGAGTCGTGGACGGTAAATCGAAGCTCTTGGTCCCTACATGGTCATGGTCAGCCTGTGCGAAGGGGCGAACTGCAAGTGTGCTCTGAAGGCACGCCAAGTACATACCACTTGGGGGTTTGGCCTCCTCGAATAtctgtcgtcgtcttcttggcctccttcCCTAGCCTCGCAGCACAGTAAGGGTCCTGCTTGCCAATCGTCTTTCTGTTGGGCAAGTTCTTGGCCCTGTCGACAATGGCCACCAGAGTGCCGATTATGGGCCCGTCAACCGACATGTCGGCAAAGATGCCAGCCGTGTGGGCGCCATTGAGGGCATAtgacttggtcttggtggccATTTCCGCAGACGTGATTGCGTCTGTCGTCGGAGAGCTCGAGGTGTTCCAACCGGGAGCTCCAGATTCAGTGCCGCCCTGTGGTGGTAAGCCGGCGAGACGATGGCGCTTCGGCTTGTTTACGTCGGCATCTGCCGGGTTGGGTCAATTTGAAAGGAGCGGCGGGGACAAGAGAGCAAAGGCCCAGCAATGGTGCAGGAAGAGTCAAATCATGTATAGAGAAGGGACACAAGGAATGCTGTCCGTGTCGGAAACGGGGAGCACAATGTCCTGATGCAAAGACAAAGGACAATGGCATgcaagaagggaaaaaggGAAGAGAAGGCGTTGTGCTGAGCAGGCGATGAGCTAAGAATGAGAGGCGCGAGGCGCCCTGTTATGCTTCAGCTCACAAGCGATTCGTCGACGGCCAAGTTTCAAAGCAGCTGCGAGCTGCGAGCTGCAAGCTGGGTGCCGGGCGCAGGGTGCAGGGTATGAGAAGCTTCAATCAATGCTGAGTGGTTGGGCGGCCGGATGCGGCGCTGCGGTGCGCGGGCTCTGGTGGACCAAGCACGGTTGAAGCCCCCCTGCAAGCCTGAACATCAGCACACTGAACCGGGTGGCATAGTACTGTAGTGGGGCCCGGGTGGCTGGGCGGTTCACTGTGTTCAAAACCCGGTGGCTGGAGACTGGGTTCAATTCAAGGCTCCAGTCCAGCCCAGttcaatacggagtacatattGACTCCATACCAGCAAACACAATGTCAAGTGCCGCTCGACGGGCAAGAGAGAAAAACGCCAGACGCAGTTCAAGTTTCTCAAGTTGGCCCTGCACAGCTCCTTGGTCTCCCCTGTCTCGTGCGTCCTCCGGTGCGTACAGGTTCCTGACCAAAGTTTACTAAACGCTCGCTGCAGTGGGCATTCGACAACTTTGGGAGGTTTGAAATTGGCCCATTCAGGAATAGACCATCGATCGTTGTGCCCCACCAAGCGCAGCGGAGTTGCAAGATCCAGGGCGAATATGCAAGGTTAACGTGATTGAATTGCACTTCCCCCAGCAACCACGCCAAAAGGCCATTGCTCGAGACAAAACAACAATCAGTACAATCGGTCCCTCGATCGACGCCAATCGGCCCAGCGAGACGAGTCCAACTTCCTTTGCCCCCTCCCCATCTTGCGGCTGCACCGAGGATCGACAGCCATTTACTCCTGCAGCGCCTCCATGGCTAGCGTGGACGCTGACGTCGCCCTCGCACCGTTATGCACAACATGGGCCGTCTTGCCCCCAACACACCAATCAGGCTTCGTGATGCTCGTTGGTTTGCGCAGGAGCTTGCGCCGACAGATGTCAATTGATAAAAATAAACAAAAAGAGGTTGCGGAGAACTGCCACCAGGGTTCCCGCCTTGCGCGTGCCGGAacgtggtgatgatgcccagGTGGGCCGTTCTCAAGTTTCATAAATGAGCATTTCAGCAGAACATGCTTCACGGCAGCACCTCGAGATTTCCACCATGAACGCATTATACCCATGGAAACCTTAACGGCAAACCTTGCTTGGGTGGCCAGGCACCAGGGTCAAAGGGCTCATGAGAcactgtacggagcacaatAGTACTGCGTACCCGTTtgcgtcgccatggccacggtgTCTCACTGGTCGCGCTAGTAAATAGTAGTCAGTTACTATTTCCCATCTCCCTTTGTCCGGCATGTCAGGCAGGTTGTTGGATGGAAACGGCTTCCAGAAGCTTTCTCTGAGCGCTTGCTCCATGTGTCTAGAAGTAGTAATACTAGCACCAGGGTTTGTTCACCCCCTGGACCGGGGGAGGGTCAAGGTGACAACATCAGTGTCcacgacgatgccgacaaAGTATCACGCCAAGCATTCATTTATCCTCTTTTGCTACCAGTCACAACTCCTGCCCAGCAGATCCGCCAAGTCCTCGAGATATTTCCTATCCAAATCATCAAATCCATTCTCAATCGTGCAATCAACGTCAATAATAGCCACCACCTTTTTCACCCCACTGCCCCCGGCGCTGGCAAGAATCGGCACCACAATCTCGCTCTTGCTGTCACCGTCGCAGGCAATGTGGCCTGGGAACTTGTCCACGTCGGCTACCAGCTGCGTCTTCTGCGTAGTTGCAGCGGCACCGCAGACTCCACGGCCAAATTCGATTGTCTGGCAGGCAACTTTCCCCTGGAAGGGTCCGAGGATGAGTCGAGGTTTCGTAGACGAGGGGTCAAGAACGTAGAAGCCTGCATCCAGTGTTATGAATGCCTCATTTCTATATTTGGATACGTCTCCTCAGAGGGACTTGGACTTCATACCCGCCCAGTTTACTTCCTTgcttggagaaggaagggACCTGTAGGCGTGCCACAGCAATGACGCGGCGTTGGCGAGATTGCTGCCAAGGTCAGAGATCTGCACGTCGACACAAAAGCTGTTTACACAGTCATCTTACCAAACCTGGTATCAAATAAGTAAGTATTTAGTCAATCAGACCACACGTTGGAGGTATGGTGTAGGCATCTCACCCAGTTGCGCTGGTCTATAAACAAGCCCTCGGCCTGCATCAAAACCTGTTCATAGGCATCATCTTTGGTGACGCCATGTGCAAAATTGGACGCATCAGCGTGAACCTACATATATTAGTGTAAGGGCAGAGCGCACgagccatggcgatgatggtacCATTTTGACGATTTTTGATTGTTGAATTTTCCAGGATTTTTCGATGCATCAGATCTAAGATCAGTTGCTTATGAAATTCGGGTAAAATTATATGTACGGCCATCGATGTCGTGATTTTTGAATGTGGGTATACTTTCTTTAACAGACGCCAAGATTAGTCACCGAAATGGACATGGGTTGGCCCACGCCAGGTGCCATTCACATGTGTGGGACAAGTAACTATCAGACACTTATCCGTTCCAGATTACACGCTCTGAAGGCATATTATGGAGTTGCTTGAATTTCTGTCTCGAAacttttatttcttatatatatgtaAAGTACTTTAGACGTGGTTTACTATTTATGAGTTAGGCTGGAGTATTTCTTGCCTAAATATCTATGGTGCGGAATACACAATGCTCAGAGTTGCCTTGCAACAGGCCGGGCCTATCTCGCCGCAAATAACACACAATAATCACACAGGTCATGAAAGCGTAAAAATATAGTAGTAATAGAGATGCCATACAGCGCTAGCACATCATGGGGAAAATCATCGGCGCCTGATCCTCCCAGGACAATTGGAGCCACTCCCGGCCAGTGGATCCAGCTGACCAATGAACACGTTGACCACCCACACGACATCGAAGCTcaagtcatcatcgtcaccgTCTACTTTTTTTCAAGCCAACATCACGAACCCAACAAAACTACTGCCATGAGTGCGCAAATTCCTTGGCGGCGCTGCACCCACCGCAGGACCTGCATCACCATCTCCAGGCCTATGATTTTACAACCCCACGGCTCCTATGCATTCTTTCCTGCTCACCAATGGCGTGCGGCGCACAACCAGGTATCTCCTCGCCGTGAAGCTCGACCTCCGAAGAGCCCGCTACTCAACCCTCCAGCGTCGactcggccgccgccactAGACGTTCCGCAGCGGAGCGCCTCCAATTCTACATTGCAGTATCTCTTCCAGCTAGGAAAGGGCTATTTGAAATTTTACAAAGATGGATTAAAGGCTGTCATGGCGAACCGCAGGCTGCTTAAGGAGAAGCTTGAGAGGACACCAGCAGACGACCGCCCGTCAGTATTCAAGCCTCACTACGTCCCCAAGACCTTCTCCCGCGCGGATTGGGTCATGTTGTGGCGCGTGCGGCACGATATGCTGCGGCTGCCGCTCTTTGGACTCATGCTGCTTGTCATTGGGGAATTCACCGCCCTGGCAGTCATCTACGTCGACGGCGTGGTGCCGTACACATGCCGCATTCCAAAACAGCTGTACTCGGGCCTGCAAAAGGCCGAGGGCCGGCGCAGGGCTGCCTTTGACGAACTCGAGGCGCAATACCCCCACGGCGTACTGAGCCCCCGGATCAGCGCGCCCGTCGCCAGAAAACACGTCCTCAGGAGCTTGCATCTCTCGGGCATGATGTGGGATCGACTGGGCTTCACGCCCCCGGGGATGTGGCAGATCAAGGGCAGACTACGAATGGCATTCCTCGAAGGCGACGACAAGAACCTGATAGAGGACGGGGGCCCGGTGGGGTTGGAGACGGAGGAGCTGAGAATTGCATGTGCAGAGCGAGGGATAGACGTCCTGGGCAAGAGTGAGACGGAGCTGAGAAGCTGGCTGGGGGATTGGTTGAGGTTGACGGCGGCAGAGGACATATCTGAGCGGCGGAGACGCATGGCCACgttgttgttgacgaggTGAGTTTTTTTCCAAGGCCAACGGTCCTTTGAGATGGGAAAGGTTATACTATTGCGCCGAGTAACCGGGGCGGGATTCGGAAAGCGCTTGAGAGCTGACTCTTTGCAAAACAATATAGGCCGGAGCATTGGCCCCAGCAACGGGACTTTGCCGTTCCTGATTGGGAATTATAAGGGGTGGGATGTGCGGTGGTGGTGTACAAGTAGGATATTGAATCTTGATGGACGGAGGGATTGGCAGATGAGGCGCATCAACAAAGTTGGCACTGCATAGACAAAAAAGGAGCATTCTGGTCTCGCATCTCTGTTGTACAATATAAGCATAGTCTGCACCAGCTTTTGGGGAATTCGGAGCATCAAGGCTTTGGGCAGTTGATAGAAGCATGTAAACTACAGCATGGGGGAATAACACGTTGGCATAACGTCAAGGGCACGTGAGAATGTCTGGTACTGATGCACATGGTGTCGCCAAAGGTCGAATCGATGTCCTAATCGAGTCCGAAACCCGGTGTGGTGCGCACAGCGCCGATCTGAGCACGCACTGCCGAGAAGTCTCTCCCAATGTCCAGATATCTCGGTGGAAATGTCGTGCTTTGCCCGGAATTACATACCAGACAGTACACTCAACGTGCCTTCGGTATAACTTGACGCTCCGTTCGGGGAGCGGATAGCTAGCCCGCCCACCGCGCCTCCCCTAACGTCTCGACTCCgaacggacatggaggcagGTGCGGCAAACACACTTGACCCAAGGTACCCCGAACCCACTGTCAAGCAAGCCCCCAAGGGGTCAGAGACAAAAGCTGCGGGGAGGGACTGGACTCAGGGTGATAGCCGAGGGCCAGTAGTACTTGGTGCGGGGAGGACATGGGGAGAGCGGACACGCTTACGGAGTGCATGGCCTCGCTGTCCCAAGAGTTCTCATGAAATAGTCATCGCCGTGCCCATTGTCAAGGAGGAAAAAACGGAGATGGGCAAACCCCTAATACGGACACGGTCGCGACTTTTACTCTGGAGCAGTGGAGCTCGGCTGCTTTGGCCGCAGCTCTCCAGCAACGGCACATGATGTCAGGCCGAGGTTCCCATCACATGCCCATGGCGCTTCGCATTTGCTGCCCTCTCACCCCCAACCAGCCACTAACCGAAAATATGAACAGAGGGAAAGGCATTTAAACTTGAGATCCCACTTTGCCTCCGCATTCCTCCTTTCCGGAAAGCTTCAACTTTGCATTTACGAAAATCCCGTCGTGCAATCTTCATCTCGCCCTCTTTTTCTCCCTCTCAGTTTCAATCAGCTTCAATAGCCATCATCCAAAATGGGTTTCGCTAACGGTGCGTATTTCCACACACGCCCCCTTTCCGCA is part of the Metarhizium brunneum chromosome 4, complete sequence genome and harbors:
- the fic1 gene encoding Ingression protein fic1, translating into MATKTKSYALNGAHTAGIFADMSVDGPIIGTLVAIVDRAKNLPNRKTIGKQDPYCAARLGKEAKKTTTDIRGGQTPKWDQELRFTVHDSPDYYQLKISVFTDDKKTDLIGESWIDLKGIIVPGGGQNDMWQGLTCRGKYAGEIRVEITFYDTRPRPEKPAAKQRQQTATEQDATGSAKPRTPVKRRPLPSDPVTGEAPVTPPAAVTSQPEIHQHHAAPRSHSKSASHSGFVPNQSPLQSVEYSTPPHPQGVRQQPEYYTPSPHSAHRHAHRSRESYGTTARYQDDRGFSQRAQPSPYDQPDSRSAQGSFTELHELPPEIGSQPPFEDEAPPPPPAHRSRQNSVGPEVSHRGSYDVSPQKSPVPMRKDVLRSEAHRHSIAAYPGQPIFKPYDPTSSAPIPIASRNDSPYESPSSRYQSQSPGYSPQHRSMQPTVEDVPDSPSVSNRHSSRAAVYQSEMALDTPASQMPQSAIESLVHTAPRDRLQDYGAYPTAASPLSVQDYSNTLSQVSQVSQSSHQQRPGRHSDFDLVHIRNPPSYGTPTVPPSLSPGVDLALSQEFADRRYEDRGYEDRRYESRYTQPTATPPRGRHRSEGPPSYTTSPHSYTPQSHDGRAMVTYSSRPEPLATKSRNSPSPNPNPEHTIRRKSVSPAPPPSENRRQSDVPFGPDSYDAFNPAMGSPGAADSRVGRVDPNAKIITHDGREIDPSDHLPMETWAPEPEPRGKQTSPEPRARPSPSGAQPMPPSGRRTLRIAARPDSVITQQQQQQQQPLPPSYSQADDPRTPPTGGRNRLQKKARASAGHNSLPPSASSPLAPISPDNYQGRQVQYTPTRGAHPGGPYDYPNENHAPPHYGSGPPLPAKIPLPIMSGANGGGELALVEEMQRIDIGAGRSRRRGGY
- the FRMSR gene encoding Free methionine-R-sulfoxide reductase, which encodes MVHADASNFAHGVTKDDAYEQVLMQAEGLFIDQRNWISDLGSNLANAASLLWHAYRSLPSPSKEVNWAGFYVLDPSSTKPRLILGPFQGKVACQTIEFGRGVCGAAATTQKTQLVADVDKFPGHIACDGDSKSEIVVPILASAGGSGVKKVVAIIDVDCTIENGFDDLDRKYLEDLADLLGRSCDW